TCCAGCAGTTCAAATAAAGTAGATGATCAGACACTAAAAGTTAGAAGGTCTATGACAGTTGAGGAAGTGCatcaatcaattgaagaaactgttaaaaaaaataaacaaaaatatccAGCAAGAGGACTGGAACGTGATGCGTTACAAGATTATAATCCATcgatatcattaatttaCAAGGACAAGGAGGGCAATGAACTGACAACTAAAGAAGCTTACAAAAGATTATCGCAGAAATTTCATGGAACGAAGAGTAACGAGAAAAAATTAGCCAAAGCAAGAGAGAAAATAAAGGCACGGAATAGACAGAATAATGCAAATAATACATTTGGGTTTATATAAGGGCATTtcatatgtatatatacatttcTAAATAGACATTATAGAAAACAAAGGCAAGCATCAATACTTCGTTATTTTTTGATGACGGAATTAGCCGCCATCAGAACCGccaaaataaacaaacaaataagTAAATAAGTAAACAAGTAAACAACTTTCTCGCGTGAAAATTTTCGCAAAACAATGCAACTGTCAGCTGGGCTATATAGAAAACAATAGTGGCAGCTCATATACAAagagaaaaacaaaaacattCCATGGTGAATGAGATCGGTATTATTCTGGGTTGgatattttaaagatttatatTAACtttagaattgaaaagattacaGTAGGAAAAGTGAAAACgattgattttgaaataaaaaagttaAAGATTAGCTATGTCTGAGACCACTACAGAGTCAATTACGACGAAACGTCGTGGATCTATTCATAAAAACTTATATGACGATAGTCTTTTCCAACTGCCGAATGCTAATGATATATCCAAGATGGGACTATACAATGAATATAGGAACATCCCAAGACATATTAACCATAACCATCATCGGTATAGAAGCCAAAAAACTACCACTTCTCGATCATACCGTAATGGACTATTCAATATCGAGATTCCAGATTTAAAATCGATTAAGGCAAGACAATTTATACCAGAAATTGATATTAAGATTACGATTTTATGTCTAGCATGGTATATTACATCGTCCATTTCTAGTAATCTTTCTAAGGCCATCTTGAAGGGGTTTAAACATCCTGTTGCGTTAACTGAGTTACAATTTTTGATAAGTGCGACATTATGTATAATGTTCGTTAGCTTATTGAATCTAAATGAAAAGTTCAAGAAAAGTGCAGACTTCAATCATCGTAAGTTAACTTGTTTAAACAAAATCATAGACAAGTTTCCTGAAATGATTATACCGAAATATTTGAACGGTAGTTTCCAAGATAGTATTATTAACACTTTTTTGAAACCAAATCAAATAGTGATAATGACAGTTTTCCCCATGGGTCTATTCCAATTTGTCGGACATATTACATCCCATAATGCTACAGCATTAGTTCCAATCTCTATTGTTCATTCCGTTAAGGCATTATCTCCCATTGCGACTGttggatattattattttattaaaggTGGTAAGAAAAGAGCTgattataatgaatatacATTTCTTACGTTgtcaattttaatatttggaGTTATAGTAACATGCTGGTTTAcacataataatacaaagaAAACTAATGGTGCAAAGACAGTGATCAGCAGTTCTTCATTGATACTAggtttaatatattcatgtATTTCCATGATAATTTTCGTTGCGCAAAATATATTTGCCAAGGAAATGTTTAACAAGAAAAGTAATTCATATTCAACATCTCataagaaagaatatttacCATCCACATCCATTGAACATTCCGCAACACATACTGCTACGAAACATATTGACAAGATcacaatattattttattgttCCACCATTGGGTTCATCTTGACATTTATTCCGTTCATAACAGGAGAattaatcaaaaaaaataatagtgTGTTCCACGATTTAACCCttcatattttacaattagCTATAATTCATGGTGTAGCACACTTCATTCAAGCTTTATTTGCGTTCCAATTGATTGCGTTATTAAGTTCAGTTAATTATTCTGTGGCAAACATACTGAAGCgaattgttattattttagtGGCACTATCTTGGGAATCTCATGTTAATTGGGGTCAATTCCTAGGACTGACATTTACTTTGATTGGATTATACGGTTATGATAAATATGGGCTGGTTAGATTGTAAAAAATTGAGAAGGGAATAAAGAGAAGTCTGCTTATAAAACTTGGTGGGGAGGAAGCTATTTTCGATGGTTCGAGAATCAATATCATATTTCTTATAAAATGAATCAATATGTATGGACAGAAGTAATTTAAGGGGTACAGTGCTTTCTTAAAGTACTTACTACCTaaatatcatctttaattGCTAGGATATTTGAGAGAAATATGGCAAGGGGTCATATTATGTACTATTTATAGACTgtgtattattaattaGTCCCGTTTTTGCGGATTTGTCATGAGCCAATTATTGCAACGGCAAGGAATGCTATTTGTTCATGCAAAACCATTCATTGTCTAAGATAAATACTAGTACTTGGGGTTGTTACTGTCTGGAGAAT
The Naumovozyma dairenensis CBS 421 chromosome 5, complete genome DNA segment above includes these coding regions:
- the SLY41 gene encoding Sly41p (similar to Saccharomyces cerevisiae SLY41 (YOR307C); ancestral locus Anc_8.785) → MSETTTESITTKRRGSIHKNLYDDSLFQLPNANDISKMGLYNEYRNIPRHINHNHHRYRSQKTTTSRSYRNGLFNIEIPDLKSIKARQFIPEIDIKITILCLAWYITSSISSNLSKAILKGFKHPVALTELQFLISATLCIMFVSLLNLNEKFKKSADFNHRKLTCLNKIIDKFPEMIIPKYLNGSFQDSIINTFLKPNQIVIMTVFPMGLFQFVGHITSHNATALVPISIVHSVKALSPIATVGYYYFIKGGKKRADYNEYTFLTLSILIFGVIVTCWFTHNNTKKTNGAKTVISSSSLILGLIYSCISMIIFVAQNIFAKEMFNKKSNSYSTSHKKEYLPSTSIEHSATHTATKHIDKITILFYCSTIGFILTFIPFITGELIKKNNSVFHDLTLHILQLAIIHGVAHFIQALFAFQLIALLSSVNYSVANILKRIVIILVALSWESHVNWGQFLGLTFTLIGLYGYDKYGLVRL